In one Pseudomonas fitomaticsae genomic region, the following are encoded:
- a CDS encoding NADH:flavin oxidoreductase/NADH oxidase family protein, whose amino-acid sequence MSPFQILNLPNGQTVGNRIAKAAMEENLADRDQAPSRELFRLYQAWADGGAGLLLTGNVMIDRRAMTGPGGVVLEDERHLERFRQWAEIARSGGAQVWVQLNHPGRQTFANMGQQALAPSAVALEMGSFSKLFAEPKAMTEDDIEEVIQRFAKSAALAEKAGFTGVQIHAAHGYLLSQFLSPLTNRRTDRWGGSLENRARLLLSVIEAIRQAVSPQFCVAVKLNSADFQRGGFDTDDARQVIEWLNEQSIDLLELSGGSYEAPAMQGEARDGRTLAREAFFLEMATELASVARMPVMVTGGIRRLPVVEQVLYSGIAMAGIATALAIEPSLVKHWREGRNSEPQLPPIRWKRKPLAALANMAVVRFQMARLSRGRQPKPEVSALWALIRDRLYLSRRTRQYRQAMDV is encoded by the coding sequence ATGTCGCCCTTCCAGATTTTGAATCTGCCCAACGGTCAGACCGTCGGCAACCGTATCGCCAAAGCCGCCATGGAAGAAAACCTCGCGGACCGTGACCAGGCACCGTCCCGCGAACTGTTCCGCTTGTATCAGGCCTGGGCCGACGGCGGTGCCGGGCTGCTGTTGACTGGCAACGTGATGATCGACCGCCGTGCCATGACCGGCCCAGGTGGCGTGGTGCTCGAAGACGAGCGGCATCTGGAGCGCTTCCGCCAATGGGCCGAAATCGCCCGCAGCGGCGGCGCGCAGGTCTGGGTTCAACTCAACCATCCCGGCCGCCAGACCTTCGCCAATATGGGCCAGCAAGCACTGGCGCCGTCGGCGGTGGCACTGGAAATGGGCTCGTTCTCGAAGCTGTTCGCCGAGCCCAAAGCGATGACTGAAGACGACATCGAAGAAGTCATTCAACGTTTCGCCAAAAGCGCCGCGCTTGCCGAAAAGGCCGGGTTCACCGGCGTGCAGATTCACGCTGCCCACGGCTATCTGCTGAGCCAGTTTCTCTCGCCGCTGACCAATCGCCGCACCGACCGCTGGGGCGGCTCGCTGGAAAACCGCGCGCGCCTGCTGCTGTCGGTGATCGAGGCCATCCGCCAAGCGGTGTCGCCGCAGTTTTGCGTGGCGGTGAAGCTCAATTCGGCAGACTTCCAGCGCGGCGGATTCGACACCGACGACGCGCGCCAGGTGATCGAATGGCTCAACGAGCAGTCGATCGACCTGCTGGAACTGTCCGGCGGCAGCTACGAAGCCCCGGCTATGCAGGGCGAAGCACGTGACGGACGCACCCTCGCCCGTGAGGCGTTCTTTCTGGAAATGGCCACTGAACTTGCCAGCGTGGCGCGCATGCCGGTGATGGTCACCGGCGGTATCCGTCGCCTGCCCGTGGTCGAACAAGTACTCTACAGCGGCATCGCCATGGCCGGCATCGCCACGGCGCTGGCCATCGAGCCGAGCCTGGTCAAGCACTGGCGCGAAGGTCGCAACAGCGAGCCGCAACTGCCGCCGATCCGCTGGAAACGCAAACCGCTGGCCGCACTGGCGAACATGGCCGTGGTGCGCTTCCAGATGGCCCGCCTGAGCCGTGGCCGCCAGCCCAAGCCCGAGGTGTCGGCACTCTGGGCGCTGATCCGCGATCGGTTGTACCTCAGCCGCCGGACCCGGCAGTACCGTCAGGCGATGGACGTCTAA
- a CDS encoding CbtA family protein — MIKRIAQTAGFTGLLAALLLTLLQSFWVSPLILQAETFEKAEPVAEVHEHAAGTAAHTHDAEAWEPEDGWQRVVSTTGGNLVVAVGFALMLAGLYTLRAPTKTSQGLLWGLAGYATFVLAPTMGLPPELPGTAAADLASRQMWWIGTAASTAVGLALIAFSRHWLMKILGVAILAVPHVIGAPQPEVHSMLAPEALEAQFKIASQLTNVVFWLALGLISAWLFRRKSEGQYHA, encoded by the coding sequence ATGATCAAGCGTATTGCGCAGACCGCAGGTTTCACCGGCCTTCTGGCCGCCCTGCTCCTGACGTTGCTGCAAAGCTTCTGGGTTTCGCCGCTGATTCTGCAGGCCGAGACATTCGAGAAAGCCGAGCCGGTTGCCGAAGTTCACGAACACGCCGCCGGCACCGCCGCCCACACCCACGATGCCGAAGCCTGGGAGCCGGAAGACGGCTGGCAGCGCGTGGTCTCCACCACTGGCGGCAATCTGGTGGTTGCCGTGGGTTTTGCCCTGATGCTGGCGGGTCTGTACACCCTGCGTGCGCCGACCAAAACCTCGCAAGGCCTGCTCTGGGGTCTGGCCGGTTACGCGACCTTCGTGCTCGCCCCGACCATGGGCCTGCCGCCTGAACTGCCAGGCACTGCCGCCGCGGATCTGGCTTCGCGGCAGATGTGGTGGATCGGCACTGCGGCCTCCACCGCTGTCGGCCTTGCCTTGATCGCGTTCAGCCGTCACTGGCTGATGAAGATCCTCGGCGTGGCGATCCTTGCCGTACCGCACGTGATCGGCGCGCCGCAACCGGAAGTGCATTCGATGCTCGCCCCGGAAGCCCTCGAAGCCCAGTTCAAAATCGCTTCGCAGCTGACCAACGTGGTGTTCTGGCTGGCCCTGGGCCTGATCAGCGCCTGGTTGTTCCGCCGCAAAAGCGAAGGTCAGTACCACGCATGA
- the cobN gene encoding cobaltochelatase subunit CobN, whose product MHLLRTQPGGFVSDDNIADLGQTPAELVILCSGDSSLALLAEAAQQLPEDYPSVRLANPMQVQNHASVDLYVDEVLRHAKVILTSLHGGIAYWRYGVERLVELSERGVQVILVPGDDRPDPELSDLSTVCAEDRDRLWQFLRQGGMGNALDFFRCLANRWLARDYVWGEPQTLPRTAIYHPNKNTAALSDWQADWLPGQPVAAVLFYRSHLQAANTAFIDVFCQRLQAAGLNPLPVAVASLKEPGCLSVVEDWLDEVEASVILNTTGFAQSSPEAPHLRPFRRNIPVIQAICAQDNEPGWRESEQGLGPRDLAMHIALPELDGRIISRPISFKDLAWRSERSQSDVVCYRAQPERMDFVAELARRWVDLARVPNAEKRIALIFANYPTRDGRIGNGVGLDTPAAALNILRALQAEGYPLPAELPDSGTELIQQLLGGVSNDLDTLDQRPCQQSLAMDDYLTMFNALPEANRAAVLERWGTPHNDPMCRDGRMMIAGLRFGLTFVGIQPARGYQVDPSAVYHDPDLVPPHAYLAFYFWLRQTYGAHGVIHVGKHGNLEWLPGKGVGLSENCWPDALLGPLPNIYPFIVNDPGEGAQAKRRTQAVIIDHLMPPLTRAETYGPLRNLELLADEYYEAQLLDPRRARELQRDILQLVRDTQIDRELQLDAALDSDADAAIWLPRLDTYLCDLKESQIRDGLHIFGESPTGRLRIDTLLALLRIPRGDGKGAQSSLLRALAKAFQLGFDPLNCALADPWNGPRPKELMSVSDEVWRTAGDTRERLELFATHLIMQTLHSNCGSGLARESGMSVKEILTDTTPSSDRRPGTSPLPQDPHWAEVSAIIENLREVIAPRLDACGPAEMRGLLDALNGRFVPAGPSGAPSRGRLDVLPTGRNFYSVDVRNLPTTTAWRIGFQSATLILERHLQDHGDHLRQLGLSVWGTATMRTGGDDIAQAMALMGVRPVWATGSQRVDDFEILPLSLLDRPRVDVTLRVSGFFRDAFANLIRLFDAAVQAVAELDEPDDLNPLAAKVRAEREALRQSGLDEDAARRQAGWRIFGAKPGAYGAGVQGAIDGRLWQTREDLAEVYLNWGAYAYGGSDEGTAAREQFVQRLSQVQAVLQNQDNREHDLLDSNDYYQFQGGMLAAVESLRGEAAVSYHGDHSQPDLPKIRTLKEELNRVIRSRAANPKWIDGVKRHGYKGAFELAATVDNLFAFDATTQLIDDHQYALLADAYLLDPATRDFVREHNPHALRDMTERMLEAQQRGMWQEPGAYKAALENLLLDIEEES is encoded by the coding sequence ATGCACCTGCTCAGGACCCAGCCCGGCGGTTTCGTGTCGGATGACAACATTGCCGACCTTGGACAAACCCCCGCCGAGCTAGTGATCCTGTGCAGCGGCGATTCCAGCCTCGCACTGCTCGCCGAAGCGGCGCAGCAACTGCCCGAGGATTACCCGAGCGTGCGGCTGGCCAACCCGATGCAGGTGCAGAACCATGCGTCGGTCGACCTGTACGTCGATGAAGTGTTGCGCCACGCCAAGGTCATTCTGACTTCGCTGCATGGCGGCATCGCTTATTGGCGTTATGGCGTCGAGCGGCTGGTCGAGTTGTCCGAGCGTGGCGTGCAGGTGATTCTGGTGCCGGGCGATGACCGTCCCGACCCGGAGCTCAGCGACTTGAGCACCGTGTGCGCCGAGGATCGAGACCGGCTCTGGCAGTTTTTGCGTCAGGGCGGCATGGGCAATGCGCTGGACTTTTTCCGGTGTCTGGCCAATCGCTGGCTGGCACGGGATTACGTGTGGGGCGAGCCGCAGACGCTGCCGCGCACGGCGATTTACCACCCGAACAAAAACACCGCCGCACTGAGTGACTGGCAAGCCGATTGGCTGCCCGGTCAACCGGTCGCGGCGGTGTTGTTTTATCGCTCGCATTTGCAAGCGGCCAACACGGCGTTTATCGACGTGTTCTGCCAACGGCTTCAGGCGGCCGGACTCAATCCGCTGCCGGTTGCCGTGGCCAGTTTGAAAGAGCCCGGCTGCCTGTCGGTGGTCGAGGACTGGCTGGATGAAGTCGAGGCATCGGTGATTCTGAACACCACCGGTTTCGCCCAGTCCAGCCCGGAAGCGCCGCATCTGCGGCCATTCCGTCGCAACATTCCGGTGATCCAGGCGATCTGCGCCCAGGACAACGAGCCCGGTTGGCGCGAGAGCGAGCAGGGCCTCGGTCCGCGGGATCTGGCGATGCACATCGCATTGCCGGAGCTGGACGGCCGGATCATCAGTCGGCCGATCAGCTTCAAGGATCTGGCCTGGCGCAGCGAGCGCAGTCAGTCCGATGTGGTGTGTTATCGGGCCCAACCCGAGCGCATGGATTTCGTCGCCGAACTGGCGCGCCGCTGGGTCGATCTGGCGCGGGTGCCGAACGCTGAAAAGCGCATTGCCCTGATCTTCGCCAACTACCCGACCCGGGACGGACGCATCGGCAACGGTGTCGGCCTCGACACGCCGGCCGCCGCGCTGAATATCCTGCGGGCGTTGCAGGCCGAAGGTTATCCGCTGCCGGCCGAACTGCCGGACAGCGGCACTGAACTGATCCAGCAATTGCTCGGCGGCGTCAGCAACGACCTCGATACCCTCGATCAGCGCCCGTGCCAGCAGAGCCTGGCGATGGACGATTACCTGACGATGTTCAACGCGCTGCCTGAAGCCAATCGCGCGGCGGTGCTGGAGCGTTGGGGGACGCCGCACAACGACCCGATGTGCCGAGACGGGCGAATGATGATCGCCGGCCTGCGTTTCGGCCTGACCTTCGTCGGCATTCAGCCGGCGCGGGGTTATCAGGTCGATCCGAGCGCGGTGTATCACGACCCGGATCTGGTGCCGCCGCACGCGTACCTCGCGTTCTATTTCTGGCTGCGCCAGACCTACGGCGCCCACGGCGTGATTCACGTCGGCAAGCACGGCAATCTCGAATGGCTGCCCGGCAAAGGCGTGGGCCTGTCGGAGAACTGCTGGCCGGACGCATTGCTCGGGCCGCTGCCGAATATCTATCCGTTTATCGTCAACGATCCGGGCGAGGGAGCTCAGGCCAAGCGTCGCACCCAGGCGGTGATCATCGACCACCTGATGCCGCCGCTGACCCGCGCTGAAACCTATGGTCCGCTGCGCAATCTGGAGCTGTTGGCCGACGAGTATTACGAAGCGCAATTGCTCGATCCACGCCGCGCCCGTGAGTTGCAGCGCGACATTCTGCAACTGGTGCGTGACACGCAGATCGATCGTGAATTGCAGCTGGATGCCGCCCTCGACAGCGATGCCGATGCGGCGATCTGGCTGCCGCGTCTGGACACCTATCTGTGTGACTTGAAGGAATCGCAGATCCGCGATGGCCTGCATATTTTCGGTGAGTCGCCGACCGGGCGTTTGCGCATCGATACCTTGCTGGCGTTGCTGCGGATTCCGCGCGGCGATGGCAAAGGGGCTCAGTCGAGTCTGTTGCGGGCGTTGGCCAAGGCGTTTCAGTTGGGGTTCGATCCGCTGAATTGCGCATTGGCTGATCCTTGGAATGGCCCGCGTCCAAAGGAGCTAATGTCGGTCAGCGATGAAGTCTGGCGCACCGCAGGGGATACCCGTGAACGCCTTGAACTCTTCGCAACGCATTTGATCATGCAGACGCTGCACAGTAACTGTGGGAGCGGGCTTGCCCGCGAAAGCGGTATGTCAGTGAAAGAAATATTGACTGACACGACGCCTTCGTCGGATCGCCGCCCGGGGACAAGCCCGCTCCCACAGGATCCTCACTGGGCTGAAGTCAGCGCGATCATTGAGAACCTGCGAGAAGTGATCGCCCCACGCCTCGACGCCTGCGGCCCGGCTGAAATGCGCGGCCTGCTCGACGCGTTGAACGGCCGATTCGTCCCGGCCGGCCCGAGCGGCGCCCCAAGTCGCGGCCGCCTCGACGTGCTGCCCACCGGGCGCAATTTCTATTCGGTGGACGTGCGCAATCTGCCGACCACCACTGCATGGCGAATCGGCTTCCAGTCCGCAACCCTGATTCTCGAGCGACATCTGCAGGATCACGGCGATCACCTGCGTCAGCTCGGCCTTTCAGTCTGGGGCACGGCGACCATGCGCACCGGCGGTGACGACATCGCCCAGGCCATGGCGCTGATGGGCGTGCGTCCGGTATGGGCCACCGGCAGTCAGCGAGTCGATGATTTCGAGATTCTGCCGCTGAGCCTGCTCGACCGGCCTCGGGTCGATGTCACGCTGCGGGTCTCCGGATTTTTCCGCGACGCGTTCGCCAACCTGATCCGCCTGTTCGATGCTGCCGTTCAAGCGGTGGCGGAGCTGGACGAGCCGGACGATCTCAACCCGCTGGCCGCCAAAGTGCGTGCCGAACGTGAGGCGTTGCGGCAATCGGGTCTGGATGAAGACGCGGCGCGACGTCAGGCCGGCTGGCGGATCTTCGGCGCCAAGCCCGGTGCCTATGGCGCGGGCGTGCAGGGCGCCATCGATGGTCGACTCTGGCAAACCCGCGAGGATCTGGCCGAGGTCTACCTGAATTGGGGCGCCTATGCTTACGGTGGCTCCGATGAGGGCACCGCCGCCCGCGAGCAATTCGTCCAGCGCCTGAGCCAGGTGCAGGCCGTGCTGCAAAACCAGGACAACCGCGAGCATGACCTGCTCGATTCCAACGACTATTACCAGTTCCAGGGCGGCATGCTCGCTGCCGTGGAAAGCCTGCGCGGCGAGGCGGCGGTCAGTTATCACGGCGATCACAGTCAGCCGGACCTGCCGAAGATCCGCACGTTGAAAGAAGAGCTGAACCGGGTGATCCGTTCCCGGGCGGCGAATCCGAAATGGATCGACGGGGTCAAGCGCCACGGCTATAAAGGCGCGTTCGAACTGGCGGCGACGGTCGATAACCTGTTTGCCTTCGACGCCACCACGCAACTGATCGACGATCACCAGTATGCGTTGCTGGCCGATGCGTATTTGCTGGATCCGGCGACCCGCGATTTTGTGCGCGAGCATAATCCCCACGCCTTGCGCGACATGACCGAGCGCATGCTCGAAGCGCAGCAGCGCGGGATGTGGCAGGAACCGGGCGCCTACAAAGCGGCCTTGGAAAACCTGCTGCTGGACATAGAAGAAGAGAGCTGA
- a CDS encoding ATP-binding protein translates to MTDTPHFPLSAVVGADDLKLALYLTAIDPKIGGVLIEGPRGMAKSTLARGLADLLASGQFVTLPLGATEERLVGTLDLDAALSDGRAQFSPGVLAKADGGVLYVDEVNLLPDHLVDLLLDVAASGTNLIERDGISHRHSAKFVLIGTMNPEEGELRPQLLDRFGLNVALSGHTAPVERGQIIRRRLDFDSDPQAFCAQWEAEQQALRQRCENARKVLPGIPLDDVALAQITERCFAAGVDGLRADLVWLRAARAHAAWRGAEAIAEQDIDAVAEFALRHRRREQSSSPAQPPAQSPSGTNAEPSEGQGQWGEMPAPALATGARREVPTWPPHLQKKP, encoded by the coding sequence ATGACCGACACCCCGCATTTCCCGCTCTCCGCCGTGGTCGGCGCCGATGACCTGAAACTGGCGCTGTACCTGACAGCCATCGATCCGAAGATCGGCGGCGTGCTGATCGAAGGCCCGCGCGGTATGGCCAAGTCGACACTGGCCCGGGGTCTTGCGGATCTGTTGGCCAGTGGTCAGTTCGTCACCTTGCCGTTGGGCGCTACTGAAGAGCGACTGGTCGGCACGCTGGATCTGGACGCGGCGTTGAGCGACGGTCGTGCGCAGTTTTCTCCCGGTGTGTTGGCCAAGGCTGACGGCGGCGTGTTGTATGTCGATGAAGTGAATCTGTTGCCGGATCATCTGGTGGATCTGCTGCTTGATGTGGCCGCCAGCGGCACCAACCTGATCGAGCGTGACGGGATTTCCCATCGGCACTCGGCGAAGTTTGTTTTGATCGGCACGATGAACCCGGAAGAGGGGGAATTGCGTCCACAATTGCTGGATCGTTTCGGCCTCAATGTTGCGCTGAGCGGTCACACGGCTCCGGTCGAGCGCGGGCAAATCATTCGTCGTCGACTGGATTTCGACAGCGATCCGCAGGCGTTCTGTGCGCAGTGGGAGGCTGAGCAGCAAGCTCTGCGTCAGCGCTGCGAGAACGCCCGCAAGGTTTTACCGGGTATTCCGCTGGATGACGTGGCGTTGGCGCAGATCACCGAGCGCTGCTTCGCGGCTGGCGTCGACGGCTTGCGTGCCGATCTGGTCTGGCTGCGTGCGGCGCGGGCCCATGCAGCGTGGCGCGGTGCCGAAGCCATCGCCGAGCAGGACATTGATGCCGTGGCTGAGTTTGCCTTGCGTCATCGTCGTCGCGAACAGTCTTCTTCCCCTGCACAGCCACCGGCGCAATCGCCGTCCGGCACTAACGCCGAACCCAGCGAAGGGCAGGGGCAGTGGGGCGAAATGCCGGCGCCGGCCCTCGCTACCGGTGCCCGCCGCGAAGTGCCGACCTGGCCGCCACACCTACAAAAAAAGCCTTAG
- a CDS encoding vWA domain-containing protein: protein MNWPGTLLNGRPKTRADLLFQLRTRTPHELWLVIVDASASTRRHQALSDAKGVLAQLFDDAYRQRARLALLTASGAAPKWQVQGLKASSGLRAWLDGLGAGGGTPLLAALTEAGHWLAVRRKRFPAEQQRLLVLTDGRLKQGPELPALACPGLLIDIERGPIRLGRAKQLATALDADYRHIDELLSV from the coding sequence GTGAACTGGCCAGGAACCTTGCTCAATGGCCGTCCGAAAACCCGGGCGGATCTGCTGTTTCAACTGCGCACCCGCACGCCCCACGAACTGTGGCTGGTGATTGTCGACGCCTCCGCCTCGACCCGTCGCCATCAAGCCTTGAGCGATGCCAAGGGCGTGCTTGCGCAACTGTTCGACGACGCTTACCGGCAGCGCGCGCGCCTTGCGTTGTTGACCGCGAGCGGCGCCGCGCCGAAATGGCAGGTGCAAGGGCTGAAGGCCTCCAGCGGGTTGCGCGCGTGGCTCGATGGATTGGGCGCGGGAGGCGGCACGCCGCTGTTGGCAGCGCTGACGGAAGCCGGGCATTGGCTGGCGGTGCGACGCAAGCGTTTCCCCGCTGAACAGCAGCGTCTGCTGGTGCTGACGGATGGTCGCCTGAAACAAGGCCCGGAATTACCGGCACTGGCGTGTCCGGGCCTGTTGATTGATATCGAGCGCGGGCCGATTCGCCTGGGCCGCGCGAAACAATTGGCGACAGCACTGGACGCCGATTACCGGCATATCGACGAGTTGTTGTCGGTCTGA
- a CDS encoding cobalamin biosynthesis protein, with the protein MTDDSAAPTFVVGLGCQRGCPASTLRALLDQALQAHRIDLDKVKALASIDLKRDEPGLQELAAQLALPLLYFSSEELASYQQRLSHHSQIAFERTGCYGVAESAALALAEQLISGPAKLLISRQKYAQATLALAGAA; encoded by the coding sequence ATGACCGATGACAGCGCAGCGCCGACCTTCGTGGTCGGCCTGGGCTGCCAGCGCGGCTGCCCGGCCAGCACGCTGCGCGCATTGCTTGACCAGGCGTTACAGGCGCATCGAATTGACCTTGATAAGGTCAAGGCTTTGGCCAGCATCGACCTCAAGCGCGACGAACCCGGCTTGCAGGAACTCGCCGCCCAACTGGCGCTGCCGTTGCTGTACTTCAGCAGCGAAGAACTGGCCAGTTATCAGCAACGTTTGAGTCACCATTCACAGATCGCCTTCGAACGCACCGGTTGCTACGGCGTGGCGGAAAGTGCTGCTCTGGCACTCGCCGAACAGTTGATCAGTGGCCCGGCAAAACTGCTGATTTCCCGGCAAAAGTACGCTCAGGCAACTCTGGCATTGGCCGGCGCGGCGTAA
- the cobW gene encoding cobalamin biosynthesis protein CobW, with the protein MKTLAKLPVTIVTGFLGSGKTTLLRHMLDNAQGRRIAVIVNEFGELGIDGEILKQCTIGCTEEEATGRVYELANGCLCCTVQEEFFPVMRELVARRGDLDHILIETSGLALPKPLVQAFQWPEIRSACTVDAVITVVDSPAVAAGTFAAFPDQVDAQRKLDPNLDHESPLHELFADQLASADLVILNKADQTSPEDLARVRLEVAEELPPAVKIIEASNGRLPLDVLIGLGAGSEEHIDSRHSHHDHHHGEGDDDHDDHDHDAFDSISIELPQADESLLLDALTQLVVQHGILRVKGFAAIPNKPMRLLIQGVGTRFDKHFDRQWGADEARVTRLVLIGQELDAAQLEAQLRAALSV; encoded by the coding sequence ATGAAAACACTGGCCAAACTCCCCGTCACCATCGTCACCGGTTTCCTCGGCTCGGGCAAAACCACCTTGCTGCGGCACATGCTCGACAATGCTCAGGGCCGCCGCATCGCGGTGATCGTCAACGAGTTTGGCGAGCTGGGCATCGACGGTGAAATCCTCAAGCAATGCACCATCGGCTGCACCGAAGAAGAAGCCACCGGCCGCGTCTACGAACTGGCCAACGGCTGCCTGTGCTGCACGGTTCAGGAAGAGTTCTTCCCGGTGATGCGCGAACTGGTGGCCCGTCGCGGCGACCTCGACCATATCCTGATCGAAACCTCGGGCCTGGCCCTGCCAAAACCGCTGGTGCAAGCCTTCCAGTGGCCGGAAATCCGCAGCGCCTGCACCGTTGACGCGGTGATCACCGTGGTCGACAGCCCGGCCGTGGCCGCCGGCACCTTCGCCGCGTTCCCGGATCAGGTCGATGCCCAGCGCAAACTCGACCCGAACCTGGACCACGAATCGCCGCTGCACGAACTGTTCGCCGACCAACTGGCCAGCGCCGACCTGGTAATCCTCAACAAGGCCGACCAGACCAGCCCTGAAGACCTCGCGCGCGTCCGTCTCGAGGTCGCCGAAGAGCTGCCGCCAGCAGTGAAAATCATCGAAGCCAGCAACGGTCGTCTGCCGCTGGACGTGCTGATCGGCCTCGGCGCCGGTTCCGAAGAACACATCGACAGTCGCCACAGCCATCACGATCACCATCACGGTGAAGGCGATGACGATCACGACGACCACGATCACGACGCTTTCGATTCGATCTCTATCGAACTGCCGCAAGCTGACGAAAGCCTGCTGCTCGACGCGCTGACGCAACTGGTGGTTCAGCACGGCATCTTGCGGGTCAAAGGTTTCGCGGCGATCCCGAACAAGCCGATGCGTTTGCTGATTCAGGGCGTCGGTACGCGTTTCGACAAGCACTTCGACCGTCAGTGGGGCGCCGATGAGGCACGCGTGACGCGTCTGGTGTTGATCGGTCAGGAATTGGACGCCGCCCAGCTCGAAGCGCAACTGCGCGCTGCGCTCAGCGTTTAA
- a CDS encoding CbtB domain-containing protein, with protein MSIISSTGSNSDKISSTTTLSQRLTAAVCASILGACLVYFAGFSHIEAVHNAAHDTRHSAAFPCH; from the coding sequence ATGTCGATCATCAGCAGCACCGGCAGCAATTCGGACAAGATCTCCAGCACCACCACCCTTAGCCAACGCCTGACCGCCGCCGTCTGCGCGTCGATCCTCGGTGCGTGCCTCGTGTATTTCGCCGGTTTCTCGCACATCGAAGCGGTGCACAACGCCGCCCACGATACCCGCCACAGCGCCGCGTTCCCGTGCCACTGA
- a CDS encoding phospholipase D-like domain-containing protein translates to MRVLVANPQNDFRVKAYAGTNGVLLAMDLAEPRRKGLLGFAIEKQQGDKPWLFLFNSLTFPGKVHTFPQFHATPSDKAPLQKFRWADYAVNPGMTIHYRVHLAYGTPDAPQLGEALELTIRSDDGHPANQGVIFNRAVAASQAFQRKFPDLDAQISANKNMPIEAWPDAARQWLENGLLGRLQGFIERAVDGQWALDIAIYEYQLQSIIDTVNAAFDRGVQVRVLYHARPDDEDTTINEASLAKLPATSKRGRVTHNIFHNKFIVLSRLDGGGERQPQAVLCGSTNFTANGVYRQANVVHVLDDSAVSASYLKTFEQIWAEPADVGATRDWITRHNPMNPAQPLFAGFSPRTGGADLQEFVDIIEGAKKDLLFVTAFALPDAILNALLGQPHDDILRYGLQNTVSRITGFHADRTAEFAATALLNTGLEGWLRENMKGQKGNLLVHTKAVVTDFTSDSPTIISGSHNLSSSASNGNDENYLIIRGDTDLADRYGLELLRFYEHYRFRYFAKKLALKQVQPLAADDRWTNDYYVEDDLRQLSRLRFAGR, encoded by the coding sequence ATGCGCGTACTGGTCGCCAATCCGCAGAACGATTTTCGCGTCAAGGCCTACGCCGGCACCAACGGCGTGCTGCTCGCCATGGACCTCGCCGAACCCCGCCGCAAAGGCCTGCTGGGGTTTGCCATCGAAAAGCAGCAGGGCGACAAGCCGTGGCTGTTCCTGTTCAACAGCCTGACCTTTCCCGGCAAGGTTCACACCTTCCCGCAGTTCCACGCCACGCCGAGCGACAAGGCGCCGCTGCAGAAATTTCGCTGGGCCGATTACGCGGTCAATCCAGGCATGACGATTCACTATCGCGTGCACCTGGCGTATGGCACGCCGGATGCGCCGCAACTCGGTGAAGCGCTGGAACTGACAATCCGCTCCGACGACGGTCATCCCGCCAATCAGGGCGTGATCTTCAACCGTGCCGTGGCCGCCAGCCAGGCGTTTCAGCGCAAATTCCCCGATCTCGACGCACAGATCAGTGCCAACAAGAACATGCCCATCGAAGCCTGGCCCGATGCGGCGCGTCAGTGGCTGGAGAACGGTCTGCTCGGGCGCCTGCAAGGCTTTATCGAGCGTGCGGTGGACGGGCAGTGGGCGCTGGACATCGCGATCTACGAATACCAGTTGCAATCCATCATCGACACGGTGAACGCGGCGTTCGATCGAGGTGTTCAAGTACGCGTGCTTTATCACGCACGGCCCGACGACGAAGACACGACGATCAACGAAGCGAGCCTTGCGAAACTGCCGGCGACCAGCAAGCGCGGGCGGGTCACTCACAACATTTTCCATAACAAGTTCATCGTCCTCAGCCGCCTGGACGGAGGCGGCGAGCGCCAGCCGCAAGCGGTGCTGTGCGGTAGCACCAACTTCACCGCCAACGGTGTGTACCGACAGGCCAACGTGGTGCATGTGCTGGACGATTCGGCGGTCAGCGCGAGTTACCTGAAAACCTTCGAGCAGATCTGGGCCGAGCCGGCGGATGTGGGCGCCACCCGCGACTGGATCACCCGACACAACCCGATGAATCCGGCGCAGCCCTTGTTCGCCGGGTTTTCCCCGCGCACCGGCGGTGCTGATTTACAGGAGTTCGTCGATATCATCGAAGGGGCGAAAAAAGACCTGCTGTTCGTCACCGCATTCGCCTTGCCCGACGCGATTCTCAACGCATTGCTCGGTCAGCCTCACGACGACATCCTGCGTTACGGCCTGCAAAACACCGTCAGCCGCATCACCGGATTTCACGCCGACCGAACCGCCGAATTCGCCGCCACCGCGTTGCTCAACACCGGGCTGGAAGGCTGGCTGCGAGAGAACATGAAGGGCCAGAAAGGCAACCTGCTGGTGCATACCAAAGCGGTGGTCACCGACTTCACCAGCGACAGCCCGACCATCATCAGCGGCAGTCACAACCTCAGTTCCTCGGCCAGCAACGGCAATGACGAGAACTACCTGATCATTCGCGGCGATACCGATCTGGCGGATCGTTATGGCCTGGAACTGCTGCGGTTCTACGAGCATTACCGTTTTCGCTACTTCGCCAAGAAGCTGGCATTGAAGCAGGTGCAGCCGTTGGCGGCAGATGACCGCTGGACCAACGACTACTACGTCGAGGACGATCTGCGTCAGTTGTCTCGCCTGCGGTTTGCCGGGCGTTAG